A genomic segment from Polyangium mundeleinium encodes:
- a CDS encoding efflux RND transporter periplasmic adaptor subunit: MTNETNPIDEGAETLLPADEGLPEGDTQPPRAPTQERRPRWGRWGIAAGLSALAAAGVLAWLRGGNGEADVPVTKADVPHVEGKAIVFSKAFGERAGIETEPVRLSPLVPRIKVVGTVDFDPAHVAAVGTRIPGLVRSLARVEGVSVKKGDVLAEIESADLGTAQASVAVANAHRKAASINEKRERELAERGLSTAREHEVATATHEEQRAVFEAARQRVHAMSGSPGSPFGVYMLRAPLEGTVVERHIFAGQSVDAHLIAFRVANLDHLWVDLSVFESNVDAIHKDDPVEITRVGGEPIPGRVAHVGDVVDPVTRTAEVRVAVSNQERKLRPGQSVTAIIQASGPSRTMLTVPMTAVTYIDGRPTVFLAESPDRVVPTMIELGPNDGTHQGVTAGLSAGQLVVSRGVFALKSELYR; the protein is encoded by the coding sequence GTGACAAACGAGACGAACCCGATCGACGAGGGCGCGGAGACCCTGCTCCCCGCGGACGAGGGCCTCCCGGAGGGCGACACGCAGCCCCCCCGAGCGCCCACGCAGGAGCGCAGGCCGCGATGGGGGCGCTGGGGCATCGCCGCGGGCCTGTCCGCGCTCGCGGCCGCCGGCGTGCTCGCGTGGCTGCGCGGAGGCAATGGCGAGGCCGATGTCCCCGTGACGAAGGCCGACGTCCCGCACGTCGAAGGCAAGGCCATCGTGTTCTCGAAGGCCTTTGGCGAACGCGCGGGCATCGAGACCGAGCCCGTGCGCCTCTCGCCACTCGTCCCGCGGATCAAGGTCGTCGGCACCGTCGATTTCGACCCGGCGCACGTGGCCGCGGTGGGGACACGGATCCCTGGGCTCGTTCGCTCGCTCGCGAGGGTCGAGGGCGTCAGCGTCAAGAAGGGGGACGTGCTCGCCGAAATCGAGAGCGCGGACCTCGGCACGGCGCAGGCCAGCGTGGCCGTGGCCAATGCGCATCGCAAGGCCGCCTCGATCAACGAGAAACGTGAGCGCGAGCTCGCCGAGCGAGGTCTGTCGACGGCGCGCGAGCACGAGGTCGCGACCGCGACGCACGAGGAGCAACGCGCGGTCTTCGAAGCCGCGCGACAACGCGTGCACGCCATGAGCGGCTCCCCCGGCAGCCCGTTTGGCGTGTACATGCTGCGCGCGCCGCTCGAAGGGACCGTGGTCGAGCGGCATATTTTCGCGGGCCAATCCGTCGACGCCCACCTCATCGCTTTCCGCGTCGCCAACCTCGATCATCTCTGGGTCGATCTCTCGGTGTTCGAAAGCAACGTCGACGCGATCCACAAGGACGATCCGGTGGAGATCACGCGCGTGGGCGGCGAGCCGATCCCCGGTCGTGTCGCCCACGTCGGTGATGTCGTGGATCCCGTGACGCGCACGGCGGAGGTGCGTGTCGCCGTTTCGAACCAAGAACGGAAGCTCCGGCCGGGGCAATCCGTGACCGCGATCATCCAGGCCTCAGGCCCTTCGCGCACGATGCTCACCGTGCCCATGACGGCCGTCACGTACATCGACGGGCGGCCGACGGTGTTCCTCGCCGAGAGCCCCGATCGTGTCGTGCCGACGATGATCGAGCTCGGCCCGAACGACGGCACGCACCAGGGCGTCACCGCGGGCCTCTCCGCGGGGCAGCTCGTGGTGAGCCGCGGCGTGTTTGCCCTGAAGAGCGAGCTTTACCGGTAA
- a CDS encoding TolC family protein, with product MALLSLGLLLVPRASSAQEAAVAVAEAPGVRAFSLREAITFAEKRNPDLLVVRARVQAARAAALVPRAQWLPSVGATAQIIGSTVNNSTATILSNPRVDLPRIGATRISPEPDFTPYASTLVAVGVRQEIFDFGRIAAQTAALDAQAELERQRAEGAKLDVALQVTEAYWAVRAAKSVARAADEAAGRAAAHRDAARAGVGAGLRTPVELARAEAEVARFEVAKVRAQGSLAAAQAVFAAVVGVPDAALDAGDEASEEEALGSLDELLERARRGSAEMHEARARVDLAKAETRAAAAMMRPDLFLTAAISGRAGGAPPSNGSTVGGHGFAPLVPNWDVGVVLSVPIYDPVLVARRDALREVEDVREAELQATRVMQEAAVRQAHLGLVAARQALGALERAAAAARANHEQAEARFKAGLGTMLELVDAEALRVEAEVERAVGGFAVARARAALQRAVAEVR from the coding sequence ATGGCTCTGCTTTCGCTCGGCCTGCTGCTCGTGCCGCGTGCCTCGTCCGCGCAGGAGGCCGCCGTCGCCGTCGCCGAGGCGCCGGGCGTGCGGGCGTTTTCGCTGCGCGAGGCGATCACGTTTGCCGAGAAGCGGAATCCGGATCTCCTCGTGGTGCGGGCGCGTGTGCAGGCGGCGCGCGCCGCGGCGCTCGTGCCCCGGGCGCAGTGGCTTCCTTCCGTCGGCGCGACAGCGCAGATCATCGGCTCGACGGTCAACAACTCCACGGCGACCATCCTCTCGAACCCTCGCGTCGACCTGCCGCGGATCGGCGCGACCCGCATCTCGCCCGAGCCGGACTTCACGCCCTACGCCTCGACCCTCGTGGCGGTCGGCGTGCGGCAGGAGATCTTCGATTTTGGCCGGATCGCCGCGCAGACCGCGGCCCTCGACGCCCAGGCCGAGCTCGAACGGCAGCGCGCCGAGGGCGCGAAGCTCGACGTGGCCTTGCAGGTCACCGAGGCGTACTGGGCCGTGCGCGCGGCGAAATCGGTCGCTCGAGCCGCCGACGAAGCCGCGGGCAGGGCCGCGGCGCATCGGGACGCGGCGCGCGCGGGCGTCGGCGCGGGCCTTCGAACGCCGGTCGAGCTCGCCCGCGCCGAGGCCGAGGTCGCGCGGTTCGAGGTCGCGAAGGTGCGGGCCCAGGGCTCGCTCGCCGCCGCGCAGGCCGTGTTCGCGGCCGTCGTGGGCGTGCCCGACGCGGCGCTCGACGCGGGCGACGAGGCGAGCGAGGAGGAGGCGCTCGGATCCCTCGACGAGCTGCTCGAACGCGCGCGGAGAGGCAGCGCCGAGATGCACGAGGCCAGGGCGCGGGTCGACCTCGCGAAGGCCGAGACACGCGCGGCCGCGGCGATGATGCGCCCGGACCTCTTCCTGACCGCCGCGATCTCGGGGCGCGCGGGCGGCGCGCCGCCGTCGAATGGGTCGACCGTGGGCGGGCACGGCTTCGCGCCGCTCGTGCCGAACTGGGACGTGGGCGTGGTGCTGAGCGTCCCGATCTACGATCCGGTGCTCGTGGCCCGGCGCGACGCGCTGCGCGAGGTCGAGGACGTGCGCGAGGCGGAGCTCCAGGCGACACGCGTGATGCAGGAGGCGGCCGTGCGGCAGGCCCACCTCGGCCTCGTGGCCGCGCGCCAGGCGCTCGGGGCCCTCGAGCGCGCGGCGGCTGCGGCACGGGCGAACCACGAGCAGGCCGAGGCGCGGTTCAAGGCCGGCCTCGGGACGATGCTGGAGCTCGTCGACGCCGAGGCGTTGCGGGTCGAGGCCGAGGTCGAGCGGGCGGTTGGTGGTTTTGCCGTGGCGAGGGCGCGGGCTGCGCTCCAGCGGGCCGTGGCGGAGGTGCGCTGA
- a CDS encoding efflux RND transporter permease subunit produces MLSRIVLASIRLRALMLVLFALLLGVGAVAVRALPIDAMPDVSTIQVSVLTSASGLSAVEVERTVTIPVENALNGVPGGTELRSVSRGGLSAVTVVFADGTDVWFARQLVLERLRAVERELPASAGTPELAPVSSGLGEIFQFVVRSSQHSPMQLRTLLDWEIVPKLRGVPGVIEVNTMGGELKQFQVVVDRARLNAQSMTVQDVIEALRTANVNVGGGYVERREESFTVRGQGMLRDEQDIANVVLRADDGGAPVLVKHVADVQIGAALRYGVITHGGEREAVTGIVMMLLGGNSREVVAAVGERVKEIEAELPPGASIEVVYDRADFVGRTISTVLKNLAEGVIVVTIVLALFLGTLRGALAVVLGIPAAMTVAVLGMHAFGVTGDLMSLGAIDFGFLVDGPIVMLEAVIAAVAGQKLAGDARARAYAEAAQGVARPVAFAVAIIMLVYVPLLFLEGIEGKMFRPMALTMACALFGALVYSVLFFPALLVTLVPPAEGHGPRWMEWITARYERIVGRAVALRWPLLGASAVAFVVTTFWFAQAGAEFVPRIFEGDAVVTIRRAPSISLDEARRLDLATEKVLHGFPEVVSTLGMTGRAEVAIDPVGNDNTDILVRLRPTEEWSTARDFDELSEVFKETVEARVPGTFVSVSQPIEDRTNELISGSRADISIKVVGSDIEELAAVADRIGARVKAIQGAGDVRVERLLGQPVISAVADRASMARYGVRVEDAFTVIGAAREGVRVGDIYEDQRKFDLRVLNPPSEPSAAALGELFVETSRGRSVPLREVVTLAEGDGPSSIRRQDRERTVRVDVNLRGRDLVSWVDEAKAAVERDVPLPTGYYMAWGGQFENFERAQKRLALLVPAVVVLIFGMLLWMFQNVRLALAVFMMVPLSLVGGMLGLLARGLPFSLSAAVGFIALGGVAVLNGVVIASEVRRRLSAGEALDVAVTRGATAVVRAVLTTAAVAALGFMPMAVAESAGAEVQRPLATVVIFGMFFGTITTLAVLPGVLRAALAGQRLAERAVEEAQGRAYSPVDCPGASGG; encoded by the coding sequence ATGCTGTCACGTATCGTCCTTGCCTCGATTCGCCTGCGGGCGCTGATGCTCGTCCTTTTCGCGTTGCTCCTCGGCGTGGGGGCCGTGGCCGTGCGCGCGCTCCCCATCGACGCGATGCCGGACGTCTCGACGATCCAGGTCTCCGTGCTCACGAGCGCTTCGGGCCTCTCCGCCGTCGAGGTGGAGCGGACCGTGACCATTCCGGTCGAGAATGCGCTCAATGGCGTTCCCGGCGGCACCGAGCTGCGGAGCGTCTCGCGCGGCGGTCTTTCGGCCGTGACGGTGGTCTTCGCCGACGGCACGGACGTGTGGTTCGCGCGCCAGCTCGTCCTGGAGCGCCTGCGCGCCGTGGAGCGCGAGCTGCCGGCCTCGGCGGGCACGCCCGAGCTCGCCCCCGTCTCCTCGGGGCTCGGCGAGATCTTCCAGTTCGTCGTGCGAAGCTCGCAGCACTCGCCGATGCAGCTCCGGACGCTGCTCGACTGGGAGATCGTGCCCAAGCTCCGCGGCGTGCCCGGCGTGATCGAGGTCAACACGATGGGCGGGGAGCTCAAGCAGTTCCAGGTCGTCGTGGATCGGGCGCGCCTGAACGCCCAATCCATGACCGTGCAGGATGTGATCGAGGCCCTCCGCACCGCCAACGTCAATGTGGGCGGCGGCTACGTCGAGCGGCGCGAGGAGTCGTTCACCGTGCGCGGGCAGGGCATGCTGCGCGACGAGCAAGACATCGCCAACGTGGTGCTGCGCGCGGACGACGGCGGCGCGCCCGTGCTCGTCAAGCACGTCGCGGATGTGCAGATCGGCGCGGCGCTGCGGTATGGGGTCATCACCCACGGAGGCGAACGCGAGGCGGTGACGGGCATCGTGATGATGCTCCTCGGCGGCAACAGCCGCGAGGTCGTCGCCGCCGTCGGGGAGCGGGTGAAGGAAATCGAGGCGGAGCTGCCGCCCGGCGCGTCGATTGAGGTCGTCTACGATCGCGCCGATTTCGTCGGCCGAACGATCAGCACCGTGCTGAAGAACCTGGCCGAGGGGGTGATCGTCGTGACGATCGTGCTCGCGCTCTTCCTCGGCACGTTGCGCGGCGCGCTCGCGGTCGTCCTCGGGATCCCCGCGGCCATGACGGTGGCGGTGCTCGGGATGCACGCCTTCGGCGTGACGGGCGATCTGATGTCCCTCGGCGCCATCGATTTCGGCTTCCTCGTGGATGGGCCGATCGTGATGCTCGAAGCGGTCATCGCGGCCGTGGCGGGCCAAAAGCTCGCGGGCGACGCGCGGGCGCGGGCCTATGCCGAAGCCGCGCAGGGGGTGGCGCGGCCGGTCGCCTTCGCCGTGGCCATCATCATGCTCGTGTATGTGCCGCTGCTCTTCCTCGAAGGCATCGAGGGAAAGATGTTCCGGCCGATGGCCCTGACCATGGCGTGCGCCCTCTTCGGCGCCCTCGTCTATTCGGTCCTCTTTTTCCCCGCGCTCCTCGTCACGTTGGTGCCGCCGGCCGAGGGCCATGGGCCGCGGTGGATGGAGTGGATCACGGCGCGGTACGAGCGGATCGTCGGACGTGCCGTCGCGCTCCGATGGCCGCTGCTCGGCGCGTCGGCGGTGGCCTTCGTCGTGACGACGTTCTGGTTCGCCCAGGCCGGCGCGGAGTTCGTCCCCCGGATCTTCGAGGGCGACGCGGTGGTGACCATCCGTCGCGCGCCGAGCATCTCGCTCGACGAGGCGCGGCGGCTCGACCTCGCGACCGAGAAGGTGCTGCACGGCTTCCCCGAGGTCGTGAGCACGCTCGGGATGACCGGGCGCGCCGAGGTCGCCATCGATCCGGTGGGCAACGACAACACGGACATCCTCGTGAGGCTCCGCCCGACCGAGGAGTGGTCGACGGCCCGCGATTTCGACGAGCTCTCCGAGGTCTTCAAGGAGACGGTCGAGGCCCGCGTGCCGGGGACGTTCGTCTCCGTCTCGCAGCCCATCGAGGACCGCACGAATGAGCTCATCAGCGGCTCGCGCGCCGACATCTCGATCAAGGTGGTCGGCAGCGACATCGAGGAGCTCGCCGCGGTCGCCGACCGGATCGGCGCGCGGGTGAAGGCGATCCAGGGCGCCGGCGACGTGCGGGTCGAGCGCCTCCTCGGCCAGCCCGTGATCAGCGCTGTCGCGGACCGGGCGAGCATGGCGCGGTACGGCGTGCGGGTCGAGGATGCATTCACCGTGATCGGCGCGGCGCGCGAGGGCGTGCGCGTCGGCGACATCTACGAGGATCAGCGCAAGTTCGACCTGCGCGTGCTGAATCCCCCGTCCGAGCCTTCGGCGGCGGCGCTCGGCGAGCTGTTCGTGGAGACCTCGCGCGGGCGCAGCGTCCCGCTGCGGGAGGTGGTCACGCTCGCCGAGGGGGACGGACCGAGCTCGATCCGAAGGCAGGATCGCGAACGGACGGTGCGTGTCGACGTGAACCTGCGGGGACGCGACCTGGTCTCCTGGGTCGACGAAGCCAAGGCGGCCGTCGAGCGCGACGTACCGCTCCCGACCGGCTATTACATGGCGTGGGGCGGGCAATTCGAGAATTTCGAGCGCGCGCAGAAGCGGCTCGCGCTGCTCGTGCCGGCCGTCGTGGTGCTCATCTTCGGCATGCTGCTCTGGATGTTCCAGAACGTGCGCCTTGCCCTGGCCGTCTTCATGATGGTGCCGCTCTCGCTCGTGGGCGGCATGCTGGGCCTGCTCGCGCGTGGGTTGCCCTTCAGCCTGTCGGCGGCGGTCGGGTTCATCGCGCTCGGCGGCGTGGCGGTGCTGAATGGGGTGGTGATCGCCAGCGAGGTGCGCAGGCGTTTGTCTGCGGGCGAGGCGCTCGACGTGGCGGTCACGCGTGGCGCGACGGCGGTCGTGCGCGCGGTGCTCACGACGGCCGCCGTCGCGGCGCTCGGCTTCATGCCGATGGCGGTCGCAGAGAGCGCGGGCGCCGAGGTGCAGCGCCCGCTCGCCACGGTGGTGATTTTCGGGATGTTTTTCGGGACGATCACGACGCTCGCCGTGCTCCCCGGCGTCCTCCGGGCCGCGCTCGCGGGCCAGCGCCTCGCCGAGCGCGCCGTGGAGGAGGCACAGGGCCGCGCGTATTCGCCGGTCGATTGCCCCGGTGCCTCAGGGGGCTAG
- a CDS encoding efflux RND transporter permease subunit yields MTRVALRNPLAVLVLSIALMVFSAVVTPRMAVDTFPELTPPVLIVGTLASGLGPKDVEKTITWRLEKFIAATPGVDHIKSESRNSLSIIYVWLKWGTDLNAAQSLVQQQVAFAMSSVPKTLGVLPPFVLQYDPSNAPLIQIAVHGGGLTGPQLYDFAVNTVEPIIEGIPGVASASPNGGRERQINVVVDPVRAEARGVTSGEIAAAVDKANALLPSGRFMGAGFEANVYTNAVAPRVSDIGEAVVKIVGGHPVLVRDVATVEDGGTLPTQFVSVDGKPAVYLNVLRIPGGNTVQIVESIREALAHLPELPPGMVVQPIFDQSTFVEGAMKGLGREIVQALFLIAGVILIFLQSGRSVLIAAISVPLSFAVILLVLYATGQSLNAFTLGGLTLAMGPLVDISVVVLESIHRRRLAGEDDATAALRGANLVAGPALAASLCTIAVLLPVVLLTGLAKKLFSPLALTVASAMVAGYFVSMLVTPVACRYLLGHGEPGKLARGLERAVERLAGAYAAALRAALEHRGAVVLAAVVLVVASAYGATRLPSAFFPEIDESMERVYVRLAPGTSLEESTRIFQEIGQALREELPKDEVELVLMNVGAPSKARAKMNSPNAGPHMGFLRVALVPPEKRSHSQREIADKMRGILARRFPGVEFLQAPGGLVASVFSNGYMAPLVVEVRGDNLEELDAQARAVSEVARTVPGVRDIYTTLDLEYPELRLATDRQEAGLVGVTARAAAQTTLEATLGNINAPSVWVDGSNGQSYYVVTAYDRGIVSEADRLREIPIRATASGAVTLGSYGTIERSAGPISIERNHLQRVAHVLMQTEGRDLGSAAADLEARLRQDPRTRDVHFAMAGQVELMRTTFGGLGVALGLAVMVVFMIMTIQFKSLRLPLVMLFTIPVCLVGIVAALLGAREGFSIPALMGILMVIGIAVSNGILLVDHANRAFQEGKDVLEAAVEAGRARFSPIAMTSLATIISLLPTALGLEHGTESNRPLALAVTGGLASSTFLSLFLVPSMFVFLAKRRTEDVLPVE; encoded by the coding sequence ATGACCCGCGTCGCGCTCCGAAATCCGCTGGCGGTGCTCGTCCTCAGCATTGCATTGATGGTCTTCTCCGCGGTCGTCACGCCGCGGATGGCCGTCGACACCTTCCCCGAGCTCACGCCGCCCGTGCTCATCGTCGGCACGCTCGCCTCGGGGCTCGGGCCCAAGGACGTCGAAAAGACGATCACCTGGCGCCTTGAAAAGTTCATCGCGGCCACGCCCGGCGTCGACCACATCAAGAGCGAGTCCCGAAACAGCCTCAGCATCATTTACGTGTGGCTCAAATGGGGGACGGACCTCAACGCCGCGCAATCGCTGGTGCAGCAGCAGGTCGCGTTCGCGATGTCGTCCGTCCCGAAGACGCTCGGCGTCTTGCCGCCGTTCGTTTTGCAATACGATCCCTCGAACGCCCCGCTCATCCAGATCGCCGTCCACGGGGGCGGGCTCACCGGGCCGCAGCTTTATGATTTTGCGGTCAACACCGTCGAGCCCATCATCGAAGGCATCCCGGGCGTGGCCAGCGCCTCGCCGAACGGCGGCCGCGAGCGTCAGATCAACGTCGTCGTCGACCCCGTGCGCGCCGAGGCGCGCGGCGTGACCTCGGGCGAGATCGCCGCCGCGGTGGACAAGGCCAACGCGCTCCTGCCCTCAGGCCGCTTCATGGGCGCGGGCTTCGAGGCGAATGTCTATACGAACGCGGTCGCGCCGCGTGTCTCGGACATCGGCGAGGCCGTCGTGAAGATCGTGGGCGGCCACCCGGTGCTCGTGCGCGACGTGGCCACGGTCGAGGACGGCGGCACGCTCCCCACGCAGTTCGTCTCCGTCGATGGAAAACCGGCCGTCTACCTCAACGTGCTGCGGATCCCCGGCGGGAACACGGTGCAGATCGTCGAATCGATCCGCGAGGCGCTCGCGCACCTGCCGGAGCTCCCGCCCGGGATGGTCGTGCAGCCCATCTTCGATCAATCGACGTTCGTCGAGGGCGCGATGAAGGGGCTCGGGCGCGAGATCGTGCAGGCGCTTTTCCTCATCGCGGGCGTCATCCTGATCTTCCTCCAGAGCGGGCGCTCGGTGCTCATCGCGGCCATCTCCGTGCCGCTCAGCTTCGCGGTCATCCTGCTCGTGCTCTACGCGACCGGCCAATCCCTCAATGCCTTCACGCTGGGCGGGCTGACGCTCGCCATGGGGCCGCTCGTCGACATCTCGGTCGTCGTGCTCGAATCCATTCACCGCAGGCGGCTCGCCGGTGAGGACGACGCGACGGCCGCGCTCCGGGGCGCGAACCTCGTCGCCGGGCCCGCGCTCGCCGCGTCGCTCTGCACGATCGCGGTGCTCCTGCCGGTCGTCCTCTTGACCGGGCTCGCGAAGAAGCTCTTTTCCCCGCTCGCGCTCACCGTCGCCTCGGCGATGGTCGCCGGATACTTCGTGAGCATGCTGGTGACGCCCGTCGCCTGCCGTTACCTGCTCGGCCACGGCGAACCGGGGAAACTCGCGCGTGGGCTCGAACGGGCCGTCGAGAGGCTCGCGGGGGCGTATGCGGCGGCGCTCCGGGCGGCGCTCGAACACCGGGGCGCGGTCGTTCTCGCGGCCGTCGTGCTCGTCGTGGCCAGCGCCTACGGCGCCACTCGCCTTCCGAGCGCGTTTTTCCCGGAGATCGACGAATCGATGGAGCGCGTCTACGTGCGCCTCGCGCCCGGGACCTCGCTCGAAGAGTCGACGCGCATTTTCCAGGAGATCGGGCAGGCGCTCCGCGAGGAATTGCCCAAGGACGAGGTCGAGCTCGTGCTCATGAACGTCGGGGCCCCGAGCAAGGCCCGCGCGAAGATGAACAGCCCGAACGCCGGCCCGCACATGGGGTTTCTCCGTGTCGCGCTCGTGCCGCCCGAAAAGCGCTCGCATTCGCAGCGCGAGATCGCCGACAAGATGCGCGGCATCCTCGCGCGTCGTTTTCCCGGCGTGGAGTTCTTGCAGGCGCCCGGCGGGCTCGTGGCCAGCGTCTTCTCGAATGGATACATGGCCCCGCTCGTCGTCGAGGTGCGCGGCGACAACCTCGAAGAGCTCGACGCCCAGGCCCGCGCCGTCTCCGAGGTCGCGCGGACCGTGCCGGGCGTGCGCGACATCTACACCACGCTCGACCTCGAGTACCCGGAGCTCCGCCTCGCCACCGACCGGCAGGAAGCCGGCCTCGTCGGCGTGACCGCGCGCGCCGCGGCGCAGACGACGCTCGAAGCGACGCTCGGCAACATCAATGCGCCCTCGGTCTGGGTCGACGGCTCGAATGGCCAGTCGTATTACGTGGTCACCGCGTACGATCGCGGGATCGTGAGCGAGGCCGACCGGCTCCGCGAGATCCCGATCCGCGCGACGGCCTCGGGCGCCGTCACCCTCGGCAGTTATGGCACGATCGAGCGATCCGCGGGGCCCATCTCCATCGAGCGCAACCACCTCCAGCGCGTCGCGCACGTCCTCATGCAGACCGAGGGGCGGGATCTCGGCAGCGCCGCCGCCGACCTCGAAGCGCGGCTCCGGCAGGATCCTCGCACCCGCGACGTGCATTTCGCCATGGCCGGGCAGGTCGAGCTCATGCGCACGACGTTCGGCGGCCTCGGGGTCGCGCTCGGCCTCGCCGTCATGGTCGTCTTCATGATCATGACCATTCAATTCAAATCGCTTCGCCTGCCGCTGGTCATGTTGTTCACCATCCCCGTGTGCCTCGTCGGCATCGTCGCGGCGCTCCTCGGCGCGCGCGAGGGGTTTTCCATTCCCGCGCTGATGGGGATCCTGATGGTCATCGGCATTGCCGTCTCGAACGGCATCTTGCTCGTCGACCACGCGAACCGCGCGTTCCAGGAAGGGAAAGACGTCCTTGAAGCGGCCGTCGAGGCCGGGCGCGCGCGCTTCAGCCCGATCGCCATGACGAGCCTCGCCACCATCATCAGCTTGCTCCCGACGGCGCTCGGCCTCGAACACGGGACGGAGTCGAACCGCCCCCTCGCCCTCGCCGTCACCGGCGGCCTTGCTTCGTCCACCTTCCTGTCGCTCTTCCTCGTGCCTTCGATGTTCGTGTTTCTCGCCAAGCGAAGGACCGAGGACGTGCTGCCCGTCGAATGA
- a CDS encoding response regulator produces MTDFRPLVLLVEDEPQMRRFMRATLTSHGYRLLEAGTSAEALMLASTHNPELLLLDLGLPDGDGIDLTRRIREWGRMPVIVISARGREDDKVAALDAGADDYLTKPFGVNELLARMRVALRHAAAGVTSSGVQTIELGELRVDLVRREVKKGGQEVHLTPIEYKLLVLLAQNAGKVLTHQHILKEVWGPAYANQPHYVRVHMAELRKKIEANPARPKWLVTEPGVGYRLRDRSVDDAGA; encoded by the coding sequence ATGACGGACTTCCGCCCGCTCGTCCTCCTCGTCGAGGACGAACCTCAAATGCGCCGGTTCATGCGCGCGACGCTCACGTCGCACGGCTATCGCCTGCTCGAAGCGGGCACCTCCGCGGAGGCGCTCATGCTCGCGAGCACCCACAATCCGGAGCTCTTGCTGCTCGATCTCGGCCTGCCGGACGGCGACGGAATCGACCTCACGCGCCGGATCCGCGAATGGGGACGGATGCCCGTGATCGTCATCTCGGCGCGCGGGCGCGAGGATGACAAGGTGGCCGCGCTCGACGCGGGGGCGGACGATTACCTGACCAAACCCTTCGGCGTGAACGAGCTGCTCGCGCGGATGCGGGTCGCGCTCCGGCACGCGGCCGCGGGCGTTACGTCGAGCGGGGTGCAGACGATCGAGCTCGGCGAGCTCCGGGTCGATCTCGTGCGGCGCGAGGTGAAAAAAGGCGGCCAGGAAGTGCACCTCACGCCCATCGAATACAAGCTCCTCGTGCTGCTCGCGCAGAACGCCGGGAAGGTGCTGACCCACCAGCACATCCTGAAAGAGGTATGGGGGCCGGCGTATGCGAACCAGCCGCATTACGTCCGGGTCCACATGGCCGAGCTGCGAAAGAAGATCGAGGCAAATCCAGCGCGGCCGAAGTGGCTCGTGACGGAGCCGGGCGTCGGGTATCGGCTGCGGGATCGAAGCGTGGACGACGCGGGGGCGTAA
- a CDS encoding efflux RND transporter periplasmic adaptor subunit, whose protein sequence is MKRMDRRLIGALGATLLVALGGGAALLVRAKASNVTPLSAQPKGATVVPAREATYRPTRRFVGTLAPWQEANVGPQLVAAYVETVLVRPGDVVKRGQVLATLDCRSASTESQSVAMQARALDQRQRAIASEAARVQGLVDDGFVSKNEAEQKIAQSAAAEAQLRALRAELAGKALEVNDCVLKAPFDGEITRRNLDPGTFVRPGTALVSMVDRAIVRVTADVPEVDFQAVTPGAEVKLRLLATGKEMAARVARRSPAADPVTRTLHVEIDVPDPERTLPVGTTAEVFTEVGAPAPAIELPLRAATVRGSKATVVIVEGDIARKATVRVLGETGKSLFVEPSILPGSLLVVEGRAQIRNGDVVRAKVEGSAAPVPSLVPVSAPAPSGGAVR, encoded by the coding sequence ATGAAGCGGATGGATCGGCGGTTGATCGGGGCGCTCGGCGCGACGCTGCTCGTGGCGCTCGGCGGAGGCGCGGCGCTGCTCGTCCGGGCGAAGGCGTCGAACGTGACGCCACTCTCGGCGCAGCCGAAGGGCGCGACCGTGGTGCCGGCGCGCGAGGCCACGTACCGGCCCACGCGGCGCTTCGTGGGCACGCTCGCGCCGTGGCAGGAGGCGAACGTCGGCCCGCAGCTCGTCGCGGCCTATGTCGAGACGGTGCTCGTGCGGCCGGGGGACGTCGTCAAGCGCGGGCAGGTGCTCGCGACGCTCGATTGCCGGAGCGCGTCCACGGAGAGCCAGAGCGTCGCCATGCAGGCCCGCGCGCTCGATCAGCGGCAGCGGGCCATCGCGAGCGAGGCGGCGCGCGTGCAAGGCCTCGTCGACGACGGATTCGTCTCCAAGAACGAGGCCGAGCAAAAGATCGCGCAGAGCGCCGCGGCCGAGGCGCAGCTCCGGGCGCTCCGGGCCGAGCTCGCGGGCAAGGCGCTCGAAGTGAACGATTGCGTGCTCAAGGCGCCGTTCGACGGCGAAATCACCCGGCGCAACCTCGATCCCGGCACCTTCGTCCGGCCCGGGACGGCGCTCGTCTCGATGGTCGATCGCGCCATCGTCCGCGTCACGGCCGACGTCCCCGAGGTCGATTTCCAGGCGGTCACGCCGGGCGCCGAGGTCAAGCTCCGCTTGCTCGCGACGGGGAAAGAAATGGCGGCGCGTGTCGCGCGGCGCTCCCCGGCGGCGGATCCGGTGACCCGTACGTTGCACGTCGAAATCGACGTACCCGACCCGGAGCGCACGTTGCCCGTGGGGACCACGGCCGAGGTCTTCACCGAGGTCGGCGCGCCCGCGCCCGCCATCGAGCTGCCGCTGCGCGCGGCGACGGTGCGCGGATCCAAGGCGACCGTGGTCATCGTCGAAGGAGACATCGCGCGAAAGGCCACGGTGCGTGTCCTCGGCGAGACCGGAAAGAGCCTCTTCGTCGAGCCCTCGATCTTGCCCGGCTCCCTCCTCGTGGTCGAAGGCCGGGCGCAGATCCGCAATGGCGACGTGGTGCGCGCGAAGGTCGAAGGCTCTGCCGCGCCCGTGCCGTCCCTCGTGCCCGTTTCCGCGCCGGCGCCCTCGGGAGGCGCGGTCCGATGA